Proteins encoded in a region of the Suricata suricatta isolate VVHF042 chromosome 10, meerkat_22Aug2017_6uvM2_HiC, whole genome shotgun sequence genome:
- the LOC115305168 gene encoding olfactory receptor 6C2-like — protein sequence MKNHSAITFILLGLTDNPVLQVILSVFLFFTYIFTVAGNLIVVLLTMVDSHLKTPMYFFLRNFSILEIIFTTVCVPRFLYTLTTGNKNVTYNACATQLFFVIFTGATEFFLLTAMCYDCYVAICKPLHYTTIMNERVCAILVLSCWVIGLIVILPPLSLGLQLDFCNSNLIDHFVCDASPLLKIVCSDTQFIEQLVLIMAVLTLIVTLVCVIMSYTYIIKTILRLPAAQQRNKAFCTCSSHMIVVSITYGSCIFMYVKPAKEGVAINKVVALLNTSVIPLMNPFIYTLRNKQVEKALVLC from the coding sequence ATGAAAAATCATTCTGCAATAACATTCATTCTACTAGGATTGACAGATAACCCAGTACTACAGGTTATTCTTtcagtatttctgtttttcaccTACATTTTCACTGTTGCTGGAAATCTAATCGTTGTTCTCCTCACTATGGTTGACTCTCACCTCAAAacacccatgtactttttccttcggaatttttccattttagaaataatatttacaacTGTCTGTGTTCCTCGATTTCTGTACACCTTGACAACTGGGAACAAGAATGTTACCTATAACGCTTGTGCCACCcaattattttttgtcattttcactggagcaacagaattttttcttctaactGCCATGTGCTATGActgctatgtggccatctgcaagcccctGCATTACACCACCATCATGAATGAAAGAGTCTGTGCCATTCTTGTCCTTTCCTGTTGGGTGATTGGGTTAATTGTCATACTCCCACCGCTTAGCCTGGGACTTCAGCTAGATTTCTGTAACTCTAATCTCATTGATCATTTTGTCTGTGACGCATCTCCTCTTCTGAAAATTGTATGCTCAGACACTCAATTTATAGAGCAACTTGTTTTAATCATGGCTGTGCTGACCCTCATAGTCACACTAGTCTGTGTAATTATGTCCTACACATACATCATCAAGACGATTTTAAGACTCCCTGCAGctcagcaaagaaacaaagcTTTCTGCACGTGTTCATCCCACATGATCGTAGTCTCCATCACCTATGGAAGTTGCATCTTCATGTATGTCAAACCAGCAAAGGAAGGAGTAGCCATTAATAAGGTGGTGGCATTGCTCAACACCTCAGTTATCCCGTTGATGAACCCTTTCATTTATACGCTACGGAATA